GATGCAGCGGCCCGCTGTTGCCGATGCAGGTCGTGCAGCCAAACGCGGCCAGATGGAATCCCAGGGCGTCGAAATAGGGCATCAGGCCGGCCGATTGGAGGTAGTCCTCGACGACCTTGGAGCCCGGCGCCAGCGAGGTCTTGACAAACGGCGGAACCTTGAGTCCCCGGGCCACGGCGTTCTTGGCGATCAGGCCGGCGCCCATGAGCACGTGGGGGTTGGAGGTATTGGTGCAGGAGGTGATGGCGGCAATGACGATGTTCCCGTCGCCGATGGTTACCGGCCGGTCGTTGAGATCCAGATCGAAGCAGCGCTGTGCCACCGTGCCCAGAATATCGGCGAAGGTCTTTTTCATGTCGGGCAGAGCGATGCGGTCCTGGGGGCGTGAGGGGCCGGCCAGGGAAGGCTGCACGGTGGAAATATCCAGTTCAACTACCTGGGTGAACTCGGGATCCGTTTCGCCGGTGTAGAACATGCCCGTTGCCTTGGCCCAGGCCTCGACCAGACCGGCGCGTTCGGCCCTGCCGGTCAGTTTGAGATAGTCCAGGGTCTTTTCGTCGATGGGAAAAAAACCCAGGGTGGCCCCGTACTCCGGGGTCATGTTGGCGATGGTGGCCCGGTCGGTGACGGAAAGGCTCTTCATGCCCTCTCCGAAATACTCCACGAACTTTTCGACCACATTGACCTTGCGCAGCATTTCGGTAATGGTGAGCACCAGGTCCGTGGCCGTGACGCCCGGTTTCAACTTCCCGGTGAGGCGCACGCCGACCACCTCGGGAATGGACATATAGTAAGGCTGGCCCAGCATCACCGCTTCGGCCTCGATGCCGCCGACGCCCCAGCCCATGACGCCGATGCCGTTGATCATGGGTGTATGGGAATCGGTGCCCACCACCGTATCGGGAAAGGCGATGGTATTGCCGTCCATATCGTCGCTGATGACCACGCGGCCGAGGTTTTCCAGGTTCACCTGGTGGCAGATGCCCGAGTTGGGGGGCACCACCTTGAAATTGGAAAAGCTCTTCTGGGCCCATTTGAGCAGTTCATAGCGTTCGCCGTTGCGCTCGTACTCCCTGGCCACGTTTTTTTCCAGGGAATCGGCGGTGCCGAAGTTGTCCACCTGGATGGAATGGTCCACCACCAGCTCCGTGGGAACCAGGGGATTGACCTTGGCGGGATCTTTGCCCAGGGCTTTGACCGCATCGCGCATGGCGGCCAGGTCCACTACCGCCGGAACGCCGGTGAAATCCTGCATCAACACCCGGGCCGGGTGGTAGGGAATCTCCACTGGTGCGTCGTAGCTCTTTTTCCAGTGGACAATGTTGGCCAGGTCGTTTTCCTTGACCACGCGCCCGTCGAGCTTGCGCAGCAGGTTTTCCACCAGGATGCGGATGGAGTAGGGTAGTTTCTCGATAGCGACGTCGGTATCGACTGCATATTGATTGAAATCGAAATAGGTGTAGGTTTTATTGTCGACCGAAAGGGCCTTTGCGTAATCCGTGTTTTTCATGGCGGGTCCTTTTTATGGGCAGTTAAAAATGGATGAAATCGTAAGTCGTATTCCGAGCGGAAAGTTCTGAACATCGCACCCGGCAATGGGGGATCGGTTGCCAAATCGTGCAATCCCCACAAATTAAAGGAAATCGAAACACAGGGCAAGCAAAAAATCGGAAATTTTCGGTCTGGGCGGACTCAATGCCGATAAATGGCGGGCTTTACCTTCGGTGGCGCATTGGTGCTTGACAAACGTGTGGTCATGGACCATTGACGGTTCCAAAATGGGTTCACCGCAGAGGCGCAGAGGACGCAGAGAGATCAAATCGTTTGATTTGTTGATTGGTTTAATTGGTTGATTGGTTCAAAACCCGGGATGTAGGATTTGAGATCTGAGATTTGCGCAGTGAGATGTGGGATATTTGAAAGGATTAGAATGACCGTTAAGAAAAAACAGATCGTGGAGTGCGATGTCATTGACGTAGCCTTCGGCGGCAAGGGGTTGGCAAAGATCGACGGCTTTGCCGTCTTCATCGATCAGACCGTAACCGGCGACCGCGTTGCTGCCCGCATTGTCCGTAAAAAACGCAATTATGCCGAAGCCGTGGTTCAGGAACTGCTGCGTCCGTCTCCCATGCGTGTGGAAGCGCCGTGTCCCTACAGCGGGTATTGCGGAGGATGCAAGTGGCAGTTCATCGACTACCCCCACCAGCTTGAATTCAAGTGCCGTCACGTCAGCGAGTCCCTGGAGCATATTGCCATGATGGAAGGCGTCCGGGTGCACCCGACCTTGCCTTCCGAAAAGGTCTTCGGCTATCGCAACAAGATGGAGTTTTCCTGTTCGGACCGTCGCTGGCTGATGCCCCACGAACTGGGCAGCGATGCCGACATCGGCTTTGCGCTGGGCCTGCACGTACCGGGCACCTTCCATAAAGTGCTGGACACCAATGCCTGTCTGTTGCAGCCGGATACAGGCAACCGTATCCTGGAGTCCGTTCGACAATATATGCGGCAATCCGACCGCCCCGTCTACGGGTTGCGATCCCACGAAGGCTTCTGGCGCTTTCTCATGCTGCGGCACTCGGTCGCCCGGGACCTTTGGATGGTCAACCTCGTTACGGGCAGCGAGGATCGCGACGCGGTTCAACCGCTGGCCGATCTTCTCATGGATCAATTTTCCGACGTGGTCTGTGTGGTCAACAACATCACCGCCCGGCGCTCGGGCGTGGCCATCGGAGAACGGGAGATCCACCTGGCCGGCGAGCCGGTGCTTACGGATCGCATCGGCGATTTCGAATTCGAAATTTCGGCCAATTCCTTTTTCCAGACCAATACCCGCGGGGCCGCCAAGTTGTATGAAACGGTGGGGCGCTATGCCGACCTGAAAGGCGACGAAACCGTGGTGGATTTATACTGCGGCACCGGCACCATTGCCATCTGGCTGGCGGCCCGGGCCAGCAGGGTGATAGGCCTGGAACTGGTGGAAAGCGCTGTAGCCGACGCTCACAAAAACTGCCGGACAAACGGCATCGACAACTGTTCCTTCATTCTCGGGGACATCAAAGATACTTTGGAAAGCATCGCGACGACGCCCGACCTGCTGGTGATCGACCCGCCGCGGGCCGGCATGCACAAGGACGTCCTTAAACAGGTCTGCCGGATGGGTCCGGAAAAGATCGTTTACGTCTCCTGCAACCCGGCCACCATGGCCAGGGATATGCTGGAACTGAAAGAGGATTACACCTTGGAGGAGGTCCAGCCGGTGGACATGTTTCCCCACACCTTTCACATCGAGTCGGTGGCCCGGTTGGTGCGCAAGAAGTGAGGTCTTAGATGTGGGGAGCTACTGAACAGATGATTATTCACCGCAGAGGCGCAGAGGACGCAGAGGGTTAAGGAATTGCGCCTTTCAGGCGCCAAAAAACATTCTCTGCGATCTCTGCGTCTCGAACGAAGTGGGCGGTGAATCAACAGATATGAGATGAGGTATGGGTGCGTCCCCTGTGGTTTGTGATTTGAAGTTTGGAATTTTTTTGATATTTGGAGCTTGTGATTTGGAATTTCCCCGAATGGGGTCATGCTGCCAGGGTACAGATTCTTGTATTGGCCCAAACGGTCTTAAGGATTCATGGAAAACGTGATCGTGCCGGACATCTCCACGGAAACGCCGCCCATGGACACATCGAAGGCTCCGGGAATCGACCCCAACCCCATCATGCCGATCAGCATGGGATTCACCAGTCCGATGGCGCCCGCAGCCAGCGTAAGGCTTTCCAGGGCCAGCGGCTCGGCATCCTCGCCCGTGAGGACCAGGTCCAGTTGAATGGGCGTGTCCAGAGGCAGGCATCCGGCTTCGGCCATCTGATAGAGGCCGGCCGTGCCATAGCCAAGGGCCTTGGCAGAAGCGGCCCAACCACCGGAAGCCAGCGCGACCGTGTTGAGAGACTGAATAACATCTCCCGGCAGGACAACGATCCCTCCCTGGCCGGTCAGACCTCCCATTTCATTCTCGGTCATGGCGGTCATTTTCGCAAACCCGGGTCCCGGCACGCACAACAAAATACTCATCAGCGCGATGAGCAGAATACCAGCTTTTTTCATATCGACTCCTTTCTGCGAGCATCTTCGCAGGTAACCCGGCTATCCGGAATGAGCAGATAGGAGGTAGCTGATAGCTGATCGTCGACTTCCTATGAGCTATGATCTACTCGCTATGAGTTCAACCCGGACCCGTGGCTTTCCGTCTCCCGGTTACCCGGGGTTTGGCGCAGGAGGTAACCCGGCTGTCCGGAATGAGCTGGTAGGAGGTAGCTGATAGCTGATCGTTGATTTCCTATGAGCTATGAGCTACCCGCTATGGGCTCATCCTGGACCCGTGGCTTTCCGTCCCACAGTTACCTATGGTTTGGCATTTTGTTCAGGCAGTGAAGAACCTGTCGCAGGTACAGTATGCGAGGTTACCCTGGCAGCATGTCAAAGAGCGGCGTTCGGTTTGGAATTTTACAGTGGCTCAGACCTTGAAATAAAGGTCGTTGGCGGTTAAAAGAGTATCGGCCGATGGTTGAGAAACTTGATCCGATAAAAAAAAATACTGAGCACAAATGAACATCGAATATCGAACGTCCAATTTTGAGATTCGAATTCTGGGTCTTTTCATCCTTTTGTTCATGATATCTCAGCCGGTCGCACAGGCTGAGGACAACCCCTACGAATCCGGCCTGCGTGCCCTCCAGGCCAAGGAGTACGACGCGGCCATCGAGGCGTTCACCCTTGCCCTGGAGACCATGCCCCATGACTACGAGGCCCTGAGCAATCGGGCCGTGGCCTGGTATTACAAACAAGCCTACGACCGGGCCATTGCCGACGCTACCCGGGCCCTGGAAATCAACCCGTATTATTCCGTCGGCGCCAATCAACTGGCCTGGATGCTGGCCACCTGCCCGGACCCGCGCTACCGGGACGGCAAGCGCGCCGTTGCCCTGGCCGAAAAAGTGGTGCAGCGGTTTCCCGAAGCCAATTTCATGGATACGCTGGCCGCGGCCTACGCCGAAGCGGGTAACATGGAGGCGGCCGTACGGGTGCAGCAGATGGCCGTCGATCATTTGAAAAAGGAAACCGTCCTCGGGGATAAAACTTCCTTTGAAAATCGGCTGAACGTTTACGATCAGGCGGCAGCCCAAAGCCGGGAAACACGGGACGCGTCTTCTCCGACCCATGAGGATACTGTTGCGGAGGCCGCGACTTCGCCTTCAAGCGCCTCCACAACGGTTGCGGCGTTGGTTTCGCCTTCTTCGACGTCATCCAAGACGGAGGGAGAAATGGCTTTCACCGAAACAGGTCCTGCCCATGAAAAGGATCTGCGCTACACCGTGCACCTGTTCTCTTTCCGGAAAGAGGAAACGGCCCGTGAGAAGGCCGCCAGTCTTGTCCGGGAAAACCAACCGGCCTATATCTGCCGCGCTTATATCGACGGCGACCCGGTTCCCTGGTTTCGTGTCTGCGTGGGGTCTTTCCCTGATGATCAGGCTGCCAACCAATACGCACAGCAGCAAAAAGAGCAGGGACAGGACTGGGCCAAGGCGATGCCCCTGCCGGAGGGAGCTGTAAAGGTAGGCCACTAATATTTCACCGCCCACTTCGTTTGAGACGCAGAGATCGCAGAGAGGTTAAGGCGTTTCGCCCTTCAGGCGAAAGAAAAAAACTCTGCGTCCTCCGCGCCTCTGCGGTGAATAATCATCAGTTCAGGATCTTCCCATATCCCAAATCTCACATCCCACATCTCATATTCTAATTTTTCACCGCCCGCTGCGCTCGAGACGCAGAGTACGCAGAGAAGTTAAGGCGTTTCGCCTTTCAAGCGAAAGAAAAAATCTTAGCGTCCTTAGTGTCTCTGCGGTGAAAAAAAGCTGTTCCTACTTGTGGGCCGAATCGTCATGCCCTTTACTGAAGGGATTCAAATAGGAGAAGATATGCTTGACCATTTCCAACTGATGGTGGAGCATCTCGGCCATTACGTAGGTGGGCATGGAAAGTTTGAATGATCCCATGTAGGTGACGGTTTTCTGCTCGTAATCCAGGCCGGCATAGGGGTTGTAGACAGGATTAGTGAAGACCGTGGAGTTCATGTTGGTGCTGGTGTTGTTGGGTACTTCGTAGCTTTCGTTGATCACGTAGCCTGCGGCAAAATCAATGGTCACATCGTTTTTCAGTTTGATGCCGAAGCCAACGCCGAAGTTTTCCAGGTCCGGCAGGGCGTACATCAGGTCGAACAGCTCCGGCTGCACCGAGGTTTCCCGCCTTTCGTAGCCGCAGCGGAAGGTCAGCCAGTCCAGGATATCGTATTCCAGACCCACGCTCCAGTGCCAGGTGTCCTCGAAGTTTCTTGTCAAAACCATAGTGTCGTTGCCGCCGGTATAGCCCAGCATTTTGACCAGCTGCAGCAGTTGGATGTCCTGATCGAACACGAACTTATCTTCTTTCAGCACCGACCAGTTGGCCCAGTGGAGATCTGCCATGAGGCTCAATCGGCTGAAGGGCTTGATTTTGATACCCAACTGGACCCGTTGGGGGAAGGTGATCTGGCTGGTGACGGTCCCCGACTGGGAGGCTACCGGAGTCATGGGCAGGTCTAATACTGCCGATGTGACGACCAGCAGGGGCGAACTACCCATCCAATGGACCATTCGCTGCCACTCCTCCGAGTAGGAAAACTGGTAGTTGCCGGTGAGTTGCGTTCTGATCTCACTCTGGTAGCAGGCACCGAAGGCCAACCACTTCAAGGGCTCCCACAAAATTCCTACGTTGTAGTTGGGGGAAAAGTCATCCCGCATCGTGAGGTCCAGGCTCCCTACCTGATCGTAGGGGCTGATCCCGCCGCCGAACCAGGGCGGGGGCAGGGTCAACTCGGAAAGAATGGGAATCTCCAGACCCGCGGTAGCTTCGCCCAACACCCGGGTCAGAGCAACCATGTCATTGGGGGAGCGCATGTCCACCTCGGCCCCCATGGCGGTCTGGCCCAGGCCTACGGTCAACCCTACGGACAGGGTGGGGGTGATCTGATAGCTCACCGCCGGAGCGATGTATACCAGGTGCTGCTGGTAAACTGATTTGCCGCCAAAGGCCGCTGGATCGCCGTTATCTCCGTGAACCAGGCCAACGGCAAAGGGTGCGTACTGACCCAGGGCAAACGTCCACTTGGAGCCGGGCTTGCGGTAGGAAATACCCAATGTGGGCGCAAAGAGAAAATCGATGGTGTCGTTGTAAAAGGGGAGATACATGCGGCCGCTGGTACTGGTGCCGCTCATGCCGTCCAGAGGGTCGTTTTTATAGCCGCCCAGAAACCCCTCGAAGTCGGGGTCCTGCTTGAAGCTGGAAGTCTTTTCGATGATGGGGATTGTCAGGCCATTGGAAAAATACTTGCCGTCGGGCAATTGGGACAAACCGGCCGGGTTGTAGTGAATGGACATGTGTCCCGGCGGCCGGGCCGTGACGGTGTTGGCCAGGGAAATGGCTACTGTATCGATGGCCAACTGTTCGTGGAAGGCAGCGTACGCATATGGCGCGGCTGTGATCAGCATCCAAACCATCGCCATGATCAACCCGTTCGCTTTAACCGCCGCTTTCACGCCCATATCGTCATCTCAACTCGCACAGCACAAATCCAAAATCCACCGCCCAGTTTATCCCGTCAAAGCGGGGCTTCGCTCGAGACGCAGAGATCGCAGAGGGTAAAAAGATTTTCACCCTTCAGACGAAAAAAAACTCTGCGTCCTCAGCGTCTCTGCGGTGATTTCCCATTAGTCACTCAAATCAAACTCAAACGGCAGCCGGAAGCTGACCACAAAGTCCGGGTCCTCGTCCGTCAATCCGATGCCCACCTTCATGTTCAGCGAGGTCTTGGGTGAAAAGCGCCAACCGGTGCCGATGTACAGCATCGACTGGGTTTTGGTGCCGCTTTCGGTATCGTCCATTTCCGCCCATGAGTAAGTGGTGGAAAAGCGATAGGAATACTGGTAACTGAAGTTCATGGAGACGTTATAAGAAAGGGCAAAGCCCATGCCCAGGGTGGCGCTGATGGAATCCCCCGGATCCACCTCGGTTAACGTCACGCTGTTTCGCGGCTGGCTAAGACTTTCCGCCTTGAAGGTATAGTTGTAGCTCATATTGCCGAAGGCGATGATCGGATCGATGGTCTTGCTCATGGAAAGCCCGGCTGAGGCCGAATAGTATCCGTTGCCCGTGGCCAGGTCTTCGTCGATATTGATTTCGTAAGGGCTGCGCCCCATGTCGAAACTGAAACTGCCGAACAGGATGGTGGTGGGCAGTGTTCCTCCGGAGCGCAGGGGCTGGTACTGGAATCCAACGGATACATCGCCAAGGTCGGTCACTTCTTTGGAATCGTCCGTTCCGGTGTTGTCCCATTTGTAAGAAAAGGGCACGTTCAGGTTCAGGGTCAGGTTGTCCAGCACTGCGTACTCGGTATAAATGGAAGTGGTAAGATTATGGTTGGCGTGCTGCTCGACCGATGTTGCCTGGGTGATTACGTCGTATGAATAGTACTGGTAATTGAAATTGAGTTCCAACCCCAGGGTGTTGCTTTTCATGGTCGTGTATTCGCGGCCGGCGGCCTCCAGGATCTCTTTTTCCTTGGCGGCTTTTTCGTCCTCGGTGATTTCCAGCTTGCGGCGGGCTTCCTGCTGTTCCCGCAACTGCTTCATCTCGTCCTGCAGCGATTCCAGTTCCTGCTGGAGTTCGTCCAGACGGCGATCCGACTGAGGTTGTTTGTTAACCGCCATTACGGCCGGAGCCTGTTCGGTGGGTTGGGCGACTACAGGTGCCGGGGCGGCAGCTGTCGGTTGTTCAAGTTCCGGCTGGGAGACAACCGCTGGCTCCGGTTCAGAAGGCTCGACCGCTTCCTTCATGGTAGGGGCGGACGATACCGCTTCGGCTTGGGCAACCGGTTGATTTGTGGCGGCCAGCGCAGTGGGCGTGACCACAGCCGTTGAACCGGTTTTGGCGTTGAACTCGCTGGCGGCCGCTTCGGCCGATTCCTTAAGGGAGAAATTTTCCAGCCGGACCAGAAACCATGTTTTGCCATGCTGGTCTGCGGTTTCTTGGATATACGGCGAGTACCCCTTGGCTTCCAGGTTTTTGACGATGCTTTCCGCACTGTCGAGCAATTCGCAGGCCGCCACCTGGACGGTGTAGGTTGTGTCCTGGCCAAAGGCGTTGGTGCAGGCAAGTGCCAAGATGATTGTCACGGCAAAAAATGTTTTCAATTTGACCATTGGTATACCTTTTCACTTCAAATGATGATAACCGCAGAGACGCAGAGTTCGCAGAGGTTTTTTCCCGCTTCGCCTAATACCGATTCACCACGCGGACAATCCCGTCTTTCATTACCGGAACATTGAAATTCAACAACAGGCCCAGTTTGATGTTAGCCAGCTTCAGATAGGTCAACAGCTGGGCCTTGTAGATAGGTTCAATTCTGTCGACGGCTTTCAATTCGAGTATGATTGATTCTTCGACAACGATGTCCAACCGGTAACCGCAGTCGAGTTTGACCGATTTATAGCTGACCGGAAGATGCTGCTGCCTTTTAAATGACAGGCCATTTAAATTCAGCTCATGGCACAGGCATTCTTCATACGCCGATTCGAGCAATCCCGGACCTAAGGATTGATGAACTTCAATGGCGGCTCCGATAATTTTTCCGCTGAGTTCATTAAGATCCACTGCGATAAGCCTTTTCCGTCCTAGTTTCACCGCCCGCTTCGCTCGAGACGCAGAGGTCGCAGAGAGTTAAAAAGAGGTTCTCGCCTTTCAGGCGAAAGAAAACCTCTGCGCTCTCTGCGTCTCTGCGGTGAATCCTATCTTTTATAAACCTGCTGCTCGCCCGGCCGGTCATCAATCCACCGATCCAACGGAGGCCTCACATCCAGAGCCGGATCGAAAATAATCTTCCGGGCGTCGTCCTCGTCGATAAAGCGCAGGTCGCCTTCCCGTAGGCTCAGCAGGCCAACTTCCCGGGCGCCTTCGGGGTAGACGATGAAAATCACGTTCTGGTACCACTTTTCCAGAAACTCCTCCTTGGTGAAGCTGATGTTGCCCCGCCAGGGATCGGCCAGAAAGACATGGTCTTTGTAAATTCCACGGAAGACTGCGAAATGGCGGTAGCCGAAAATCTTGATGGGCAGGATGCAGGGACGGTCAAGGGTGGTCAGATCCTCATACTCGGCCTTGTAGCCCACGCCTTTGTAGCCCAGCACGGCCACGAAACGCTTCATGTCCAGCAGGGAAAAGGCCCGCCGTTGGGCGATTTTCTCGCTGTCGCCGTGGCGTAGCAATCCCTGGATCACCTGGCGCTCGTCGAAGTCTTCGCCGAAATGAAAGTTGAGCAGAGTGGCCAGGGCGGCCGAACCGCAGGAATAGTCGTAAGTCTGTTTGACTACATTTTGTTTTTTCAGGTCTTCCAGGGAGGTGACCGTATCGCGCACCTTTACCCGGTCGGCACCGTCGGTGGTGACCGTCAGCTCGCCCTTTGGTGCATCATTAATGGGGTGAAAGCCCGAGTAGAGTGCGATGATGATGACGAATGCGGCCAGTACGTGCATGGTGGTATTTCAGCTTCCTTTTACGATCCCAGATCTCAATTCACACATCGCATATCTTATTTTTCACCGCCCGCTTCGCTCGAGGCGCAGAGAGCGCAAAGAGGTTAAAGAGCTTCGCCTTTAAGGCGAAAGAAAAACCTCTGCGTCCTCTGCGTCTCCGCGGTAATTTCACATATCCCACATCTCAAATCACAGATCCCAAACCCCATATCACAAAACGCAAATCAGGAACATCATTTTTAACAACGTTCACAAACGAAAATAGGTGTCATTTTACTTTAGTCATCAACCGCTCCGCCCATGCCTTAAAATAGGCGTCGTCAGTCTGCACTGCTTGTTCCAAAATCTGTTTGGCCTCAGCCTTGTTATCTTTGCCGCCATTGTCGATGAGCAGTTCGGCCAA
This window of the uncultured Desulfosarcina sp. genome carries:
- the acnA gene encoding aconitate hydratase AcnA, with protein sequence MKNTDYAKALSVDNKTYTYFDFNQYAVDTDVAIEKLPYSIRILVENLLRKLDGRVVKENDLANIVHWKKSYDAPVEIPYHPARVLMQDFTGVPAVVDLAAMRDAVKALGKDPAKVNPLVPTELVVDHSIQVDNFGTADSLEKNVAREYERNGERYELLKWAQKSFSNFKVVPPNSGICHQVNLENLGRVVISDDMDGNTIAFPDTVVGTDSHTPMINGIGVMGWGVGGIEAEAVMLGQPYYMSIPEVVGVRLTGKLKPGVTATDLVLTITEMLRKVNVVEKFVEYFGEGMKSLSVTDRATIANMTPEYGATLGFFPIDEKTLDYLKLTGRAERAGLVEAWAKATGMFYTGETDPEFTQVVELDISTVQPSLAGPSRPQDRIALPDMKKTFADILGTVAQRCFDLDLNDRPVTIGDGNIVIAAITSCTNTSNPHVLMGAGLIAKNAVARGLKVPPFVKTSLAPGSKVVEDYLQSAGLMPYFDALGFHLAAFGCTTCIGNSGPLHPAIETVIVENDLNVAAVLSGNRNFEARIHQNIKSNFLASPMLVVLFALAGRVDIDLTIEPVGIDPNGQPVYLDDLWPSSDQIGELVDAHVKAEFYQKEYARIFDGDRFWGALDVPESTTFAWNKDSTYIKNPPYFEGFSLQTEPAGDIAGARAFLLLGDTVTTDHISPAGAIPADYPAGRYLIENGVTKEQFNSYGSRRGNHEVMMRGTFGNIRIANQLVAPKQGSYTLKFPEKKEMFNYDAAMAYKQENTPLIVLGGKEYGTGSSRDWAAKGSNLLGIKAVIAQSYERIHRNNLVGMGVLPLVFEEGRSAQTLGLDGSETYTISGIEGMAPRTRLSVKAVKEDGREIEFTVISRLDTEVDVEYFENGGILPCVIRKMMAG
- the rlmD gene encoding 23S rRNA (uracil(1939)-C(5))-methyltransferase RlmD, which produces MTVKKKQIVECDVIDVAFGGKGLAKIDGFAVFIDQTVTGDRVAARIVRKKRNYAEAVVQELLRPSPMRVEAPCPYSGYCGGCKWQFIDYPHQLEFKCRHVSESLEHIAMMEGVRVHPTLPSEKVFGYRNKMEFSCSDRRWLMPHELGSDADIGFALGLHVPGTFHKVLDTNACLLQPDTGNRILESVRQYMRQSDRPVYGLRSHEGFWRFLMLRHSVARDLWMVNLVTGSEDRDAVQPLADLLMDQFSDVVCVVNNITARRSGVAIGEREIHLAGEPVLTDRIGDFEFEISANSFFQTNTRGAAKLYETVGRYADLKGDETVVDLYCGTGTIAIWLAARASRVIGLELVESAVADAHKNCRTNGIDNCSFILGDIKDTLESIATTPDLLVIDPPRAGMHKDVLKQVCRMGPEKIVYVSCNPATMARDMLELKEDYTLEEVQPVDMFPHTFHIESVARLVRKK
- a CDS encoding SPOR domain-containing protein; this translates as MNIEYRTSNFEIRILGLFILLFMISQPVAQAEDNPYESGLRALQAKEYDAAIEAFTLALETMPHDYEALSNRAVAWYYKQAYDRAIADATRALEINPYYSVGANQLAWMLATCPDPRYRDGKRAVALAEKVVQRFPEANFMDTLAAAYAEAGNMEAAVRVQQMAVDHLKKETVLGDKTSFENRLNVYDQAAAQSRETRDASSPTHEDTVAEAATSPSSASTTVAALVSPSSTSSKTEGEMAFTETGPAHEKDLRYTVHLFSFRKEETAREKAASLVRENQPAYICRAYIDGDPVPWFRVCVGSFPDDQAANQYAQQQKEQGQDWAKAMPLPEGAVKVGH
- a CDS encoding outer membrane protein transport protein; its protein translation is MGVKAAVKANGLIMAMVWMLITAAPYAYAAFHEQLAIDTVAISLANTVTARPPGHMSIHYNPAGLSQLPDGKYFSNGLTIPIIEKTSSFKQDPDFEGFLGGYKNDPLDGMSGTSTSGRMYLPFYNDTIDFLFAPTLGISYRKPGSKWTFALGQYAPFAVGLVHGDNGDPAAFGGKSVYQQHLVYIAPAVSYQITPTLSVGLTVGLGQTAMGAEVDMRSPNDMVALTRVLGEATAGLEIPILSELTLPPPWFGGGISPYDQVGSLDLTMRDDFSPNYNVGILWEPLKWLAFGACYQSEIRTQLTGNYQFSYSEEWQRMVHWMGSSPLLVVTSAVLDLPMTPVASQSGTVTSQITFPQRVQLGIKIKPFSRLSLMADLHWANWSVLKEDKFVFDQDIQLLQLVKMLGYTGGNDTMVLTRNFEDTWHWSVGLEYDILDWLTFRCGYERRETSVQPELFDLMYALPDLENFGVGFGIKLKNDVTIDFAAGYVINESYEVPNNTSTNMNSTVFTNPVYNPYAGLDYEQKTVTYMGSFKLSMPTYVMAEMLHHQLEMVKHIFSYLNPFSKGHDDSAHK
- a CDS encoding SPOR domain-containing protein, whose translation is MVKLKTFFAVTIILALACTNAFGQDTTYTVQVAACELLDSAESIVKNLEAKGYSPYIQETADQHGKTWFLVRLENFSLKESAEAAASEFNAKTGSTAVVTPTALAATNQPVAQAEAVSSAPTMKEAVEPSEPEPAVVSQPELEQPTAAAPAPVVAQPTEQAPAVMAVNKQPQSDRRLDELQQELESLQDEMKQLREQQEARRKLEITEDEKAAKEKEILEAAGREYTTMKSNTLGLELNFNYQYYSYDVITQATSVEQHANHNLTTSIYTEYAVLDNLTLNLNVPFSYKWDNTGTDDSKEVTDLGDVSVGFQYQPLRSGGTLPTTILFGSFSFDMGRSPYEINIDEDLATGNGYYSASAGLSMSKTIDPIIAFGNMSYNYTFKAESLSQPRNSVTLTEVDPGDSISATLGMGFALSYNVSMNFSYQYSYRFSTTYSWAEMDDTESGTKTQSMLYIGTGWRFSPKTSLNMKVGIGLTDEDPDFVVSFRLPFEFDLSD
- a CDS encoding GxxExxY protein, whose amino-acid sequence is MDLNELSGKIIGAAIEVHQSLGPGLLESAYEECLCHELNLNGLSFKRQQHLPVSYKSVKLDCGYRLDIVVEESIILELKAVDRIEPIYKAQLLTYLKLANIKLGLLLNFNVPVMKDGIVRVVNRY
- a CDS encoding C39 family peptidase — its product is MHVLAAFVIIIALYSGFHPINDAPKGELTVTTDGADRVKVRDTVTSLEDLKKQNVVKQTYDYSCGSAALATLLNFHFGEDFDERQVIQGLLRHGDSEKIAQRRAFSLLDMKRFVAVLGYKGVGYKAEYEDLTTLDRPCILPIKIFGYRHFAVFRGIYKDHVFLADPWRGNISFTKEEFLEKWYQNVIFIVYPEGAREVGLLSLREGDLRFIDEDDARKIIFDPALDVRPPLDRWIDDRPGEQQVYKR